In Bernardetia litoralis DSM 6794, the genomic window TTATACTGGGCGTACAATCAGCGCAGCAATGAGCGCAATGGCAGCTTTTGGAAGACCTCAAAAAGTTGATTTGATGGTCTTGATTGATAGAAAATACACACGAAATTTGCCAATTGCTCCCAATTATACAGGAAAAAGTGTAAATACAATTTTGAGTGAAAATATAGAAGTTGAATGGACACAAGAAGGTGCAAAAGAAAATAAAATTTGGCTTATTTCTAAATAAAAAATATACTGTATTTTATTTATAGGAAAAAGGCTTGCCTTTGACAATGTTCTTTTTTCTACAATTAAAATACAGTATCAAAAGTCAAAAGCGAGCTTTTTCTATATTTACAAAATAATTTGAGAAGCATATCTTTTTACAATTTCTTTTGTGATTTCCTTTTCTTGTTTTATTCTCAAAATAATTTTAGAATTTAGATTATGAATTATATAATCTTCAATAATCTGTTCAGAATCGGGATTTGATTCTCCATTAAGAATAATTCCTTTTAGATTTATATTTCTATTCTCATTTCTATTTTTAATGGCTTCTAAGCTCAAAATAGTGTGATTTATACTTCCCAAATAAAGATTACAAACCAAAATTAAAGGCAATTTTAGATCTTCTATTAAGTCAATTACATAATCAGCTTTGCCATTTTTGCTGTAATTAATCGGAACAAATAAACCTCCAGCACCTTCTACAATCAAATTTTGATTTTTACTTTCTATTGGCAACTCAAAATCAGATAATTTTATTTCTATTTTATCAATCTTTGCTGCTGCATGTGGCGACATTGGAGCAGAAAGACAAAAACGTTCTTTTAAAAAAATACTATTCTTATTTGAAATTAATTCTTTTACTTGGTCAGTATCTTTAGGCAAACCAGCTTGAATTGGTTTCCAATAATGAGCCTTCAAATGTTCTACTAAAATAGCACTCACTAGCGTTTTGCCACTATCTGTTCCGATGGCAGAAATGAAATATTGATGTTGCATAAATGTTTTTTTTAAAATTCTCACTGATGATTCATAAATAAAAATTACTTTCCAAAAAGGTTTTTGAAAACTATATCAAGAGCTAAATAATGAACAGAATGCATTTCATTCAAATTTGAACCTCGTAAATTATTCATATAACCTATACTTGTTGTAATTGGCAATTTGGGCAAAGAATAGGAATAATACAAAGTAAAACGGCTTTCATTATAACCAAATTTTATCCATTTTGTAGTGGTAGTTATTTCTTTATTTGTTGTAAAAATAGATTCTAAACTCGTACTAATGGCGTGATTATTTTTTTTATCTAAATTTAATTTTAGTTTCAAACGAAACCTAGAACGAAGTTGAGATGTTTTTGTGAGTTCTTCAAAATTACTTCCATAAAACTTTCTAAATTCTTGTCTTGCTGTACTTTCAATCTTTAATTGATTTATTTTCCAAGTATATGAAAGACGGCTATAAACTCTAAACTCTTGTTTGAATCTATTTTCTTTGTGTTGAAAAGGCTCTTCATTTGTATATTCATGAGATTTTCGATAACTAAGAGCGATAGAGGTTTTCCAATTTTTAGCAAAAGAATAATAAAATTCTTGATTGATGGCAAAAAGAGCAGGTTTGAAATACGGATTATAATTTATAGGGTTGCTTTTATGTCCCCAGCCAATATAACTGACCGAATTTAGCTTGTTTTTATTATCTAATTTTTGCTTAATTCCTATTGCAAACCAACTCGCAGTTTTTGCCTCTCCTAACCCTGGTGCGCTAATTTGAGCAAAGCAATTTATGCTAAAAAAAAAGATTAAAAAAATAGTTGTAAAAAAAATAATTTTCATAATAATATAGAAGTAAAAACAGGATTTTAACCCTGTTTTTATTTTAGCCACACTAAAAGATTAATAAAATAATTACTAAAGGATAAAAAATTAATCAGCAATTTTTTGAATAATTTTGCCGTTTGCATCAAAGATTACTTTCCATTCTTGTGAAAAATTTTCTAATTCTACTTTATAAGTAATCGTTTGACCTTCAGTGTTTTTTTGTGCCTCATCAATTCTATATCCTCCAAATTGTGATTTGATAGTTGAGGTAATTGCTTGTGGCAAATCACTATTTGAAATATCTTCTTTTTGTCGTATTATTTTTCCTGTTTGGTCGTACCAAATATCATAATCTTTTGAAAAAAGTCCTTTTTCAAATTCTACTTTGTATAAATTTCCATCCATTTCCCATTCTATATCATATACTTTTGGAAATGCCATTTGGAAATTATTAATTACTAATGATGGTACTTGGCTTTGTGGAATATCTTGAGCAAAAGAAGAAGATGCTACTAAAAATAATCCTGTTACGAATGTCAAAATTGTCTTTTTCATGATGTATTGTTTTTTTTAAAGTATTTAAGATACACTACAAAATAAAGAAGCAACTTTGGAATCAATTTGGAATTTGGAGGATAAATGAAAAGTTTTTAGAAAAAATCAACTTTAAAAGAATGTTTATTATCAAAAGAATACGAAATCTGAAAATCAAATAAATTACAAATTGCTTTTGTGATGGCTAAACCTAAACCTGTTCCTGTGGTGTCAGAAGATTTGTAAAAACGATGGAATACTTTCTCCTCTTCTAGGGATTTATTTTTTGCTGTATTCGAAATTTTGAGACTGGTTGTAGAAATTTCTATCTCTACTTTTCCCTTTTCGATAGTATGAAAAATAGCATTTTTGAGTAAATTAGAAATAAGTATTTGAGCTAATGAACTATCCATTTTAACAGTTAAATCTTCTTTTTGGATAATTTTTATTTCTATTTTTTTAAATTCTGCAAAATCTTCCAAGTCATTTATAGATTGATTTACAACTTCATTAATAGAAATAAATTCCATATTTAGAAACTGTTTGTTTTCAATTTTTGCCAAAAGTAATAATGATTTGTTGAGTTTTACTAAGCGTTGAATAATTTGTATAACTTGATAAATATTCTGAGCTGACTCATTTTCTAGATTTTCATTTTCTAGTAATAATTCTAATTTATTAGTCGCAATGGCTAAAGGAGTTTGCAGTTCGTGTGAAGCATTTTCAATAAATTGTCTTTGCTGTTGATAAATCTGTAAACTGTGTTTTAGTAATGTAGTTAATGACTTTTGTAAGTCTGTAAATTCTTTTGTTTTGGTCGTAATTTGAGGCAAATTAGGTTTTTTATTATCTAATCTAAATTCTTGTAATTGTGCCAACAAACTATAAAATGGTTTCCATAATTTTCTTAATACGATATTATTAATAATCAAAATACTAGCCACAACAATTATATACAGCCAAAATACTGACCAAAAAAGGTCTTCTATCAAATCATCTTCTTCTACTGTTGAAGAAATTATTTTTAGCTCATAAAATCTTTTATTTTTCTCAAAAGCTGTTGTCAGAATTCGGACAGGCTCAAAATCTTTTTCATGCTCCATATACATGAGCGTATCCAAAAAAATATCTTTTGTAGCAATGGCTTGTTTTTTAGTAATCGGCTGAATAGCATAATTTCCCTCATCAAAACTATTTTTTTGTAATAAATCGGTATCTGTTTTTGATTTTTGTATAATCAGAAGTTTGTTGTTTTTTAATCCATCATCAATGCTATCATGGATTTCATCAAGCATATTTATATAAAAAATAACTGACCAAATACTGACAATAAGTAAAATTGAAACTGAAAGATAAACAAGAGATTGATTTAATAATTTCATTCTATTTTTTACTAAATAATAATTTTATTTCTCTATCATTTTGTAACCAATTCCATAGACTAATTCTATTTCTATTTGTGCTTGTTGTAGTTTTTTGCGAAGGTTTTTGATTTGATAATAAATAAAATCTAAGTTGTCGGCTTGGTCAATATTATCACCCCAAACATGTTCTGCTAATGCTGTTTTGGTTACAACTCTATTTTTATTTAGTAAGAAATAATTTAGAATATCAAATTCTTTTCTGTTGAGAGGAATATTTATTTTATCAATGGTAAGTTGTCGTTCTGTTATATCCAAAGTAATATTTCTGACTTCAATACTATTTTTGCCATCTAATTTTTTTCTTCTCAAAACAGCTTTTATACGTGCATTGAGTTCTGAAATATGAAATGGTTTTGTCAAATAATCATCTGCACCTAATTCTAAACCTTTTATTTTGTCTTCTAAAGAATCTTTTGCCGAAATAATAATTACATTTTCTGATTTATTATTTTTTTTTAATTGCTTCAACAAATCCAGCCCACTACCAAAAGGCAACATAATATCTAATAAAATGCAATCATATTCGTATAGGGCTATTTTTTCAGAAGCAATTTCAAAATTATTTGCTGATTCTATAACAAATTTTTCTTTTTCTAAAGAAATTGTAATGCTTTCAAGCAGTTCTTTTTCATCTTCAACAATTAGAATTTTCATTTTAAAATGGGGTTTTAAAACAAAAGTACCTTTAAAATCTGGAAAGAATCTGGAATATAATTATTGGGTACATAACCATTTGTTGCATGATGTTGTTGGTGTCGCTTCGCTAAAACACCAACAACGGCATTTTTTTAGAAAGTTAGTTATACATAATTTTAAAATATAATTATTTTTCTTGATTTTCTTCAAGAATAGTATGAATATAGCGTGAAACTTTTACAGTACCTTCATCTGAGTTATATTCTATTACGAAACCTAATTTTTCACAAACTGTTCTCATTCCTCTATTTTCTGATAAAATATCGGCTGTTAATAATTCAATTCCCTCCGAACGACAAACTTCTATTGCTCTTCTTAGAAGCTCATGTCCCAATCCTTCTCCTTGATAACCATCAACGATAGTCATTCCAAATTCAGCTTCTTTTGTGCCATGAATTTTTATTATTCGAATTGCTCCTATGATTTCATTCTGAATTTGATTTGGTTTTTCTTTTTCTGCAATAAGTGTAATTTGTCTGTCATAATCAGCAAAACAAATTCTTGAAAGGCGTTCATGCGATCTTCTTTGATCAAGACTAACAACATGAAAAAATCTAAAATACACACTTTGAGGAGATAATTTTTCGTGAAAAACAACCATAGAAGGCTCATCTTCTGGCTGGATTGGACGAATCAAGATTTCTTTTTTACTTTTAGGTAAAATCCATTTCTCTTCATATTCAGAAGGGTACGGACGGATTGCCAAGCGAACTAATTGCTCATCTTTTACATCATTTGGTTGCAAAATCATAACAGCATCCAAAATTGAAACACCACCTACACGAGACACTGTAATTGGATTGAGATAAATTTCTTTGATGAAAGGTTGTTCGGTAATAAGCTGACTAAAACGCACCATTGATTGTTCTAGCAGAGCCATTGTAGGCTCATGCAAACCTCTATTTTTTGCAATATTTTTATAAATAATCGTTTGTTCGATAGCTCTTCTAGCTAAAGTTGTATTAAGAGGAGGAAAAGCAATTGTTCTATCTTGGTAATATTGTAATGATTTGCCACCATTTCCAAAAAATAAAAGTGAACCAAACTGTGCATCTACTTTACTTCCCAGCAACATTTCAACAGAATCATGAACATTCATTTCTTGCACAGTTACTCCTAAAAACTCATCAGGGCTTACACGTTCTTCTATATTTTTTTTAATTTCTTGATAGGCTTTTCTTACAGAATCCTCTTCTTTTAAGAATAAACGTACTCCACCTACATTACTTTTTTTGATAATTGAACGTGAATGAACTTTCAAAACAACAGGTTTTCCGATTGCTTTTGCTGTCAGCCATGCTTCATCTTCTGAAAAAGCCAAACGAGTATCAATAATAGGCAAATTATAAGCTAAAAGTATTTGTTTTGCATCCCATTCTGTGAGAATAGTTCTATTTTCAGCTCTTGCTTTTGCTATAATTTCAGCTACTTTTTCTCTATTTGGTGGATTTTTTTTCATTGCATCCGAGATACGAGGTGTTTCATAAATTCCTTTTAAATTATAAGCATGTTTCCATAAATAATTAAAAATATGAGCAGCCGTATCTGGATATTGAAAATTTGGGATTCCTGCTTTTGAGAGCAATTTTCTTCCTTCTTCGGTTGTAGTTCCTCCTATCCAATTTACGAGCAAAGGTTTTTTCTTAGAAGAGGCAAAACGCAACAAATTTTTAGCTGTTTCGGTGGGCTTACTAACAGCTTGTGGTGCAAGAATGACTAAAAGCCCATCCACATTAGTGTCTTTTAATAAAATTTCAGTTGTTTTTTCATAATATTCAGGTGTTGCAAACTGATGCAAATCTAATGGGTTTTGATACTCCCAGTTTTTTGGTAAAAACTCTGCTAAAGATTTCATAGTTGCTTCTGAGAGTGTTGCCAATTGTCCTCCTCCCTTTAAAAGCATTGTTGTTGCGAGCTGTGCAGGTGCATTTGCATTGGTCAAAATTGCTAAATTTTTTCCTTTTGGGCGAGGTTGTTTAGAAATTACTTCTACCATAAAAAAGACCTCTGCCATGGTATCTACACGAAGCATTCCTGAACGACGAAAAGCAGCATTAAAAATCAAATCTTCATCTATTTCAAAATGAATAGGAGATGTAGAATTATTTTCTAATTGTTGTCTTTTACCTGTTTTGAGTACAATAATTGGTTTTGAATATGAAACTTCCTTAGCTGCTGACAAAAAAGAACGAGCATAATTGATGCTTTCCATATACAATACAATTGCTTTTGTTCGTGTATCATCACCTAAATAATGAATGACATCCCCCCAGCTTATATCAATCATTCCACCAATCGAAATAAAAGCACTAAAACCTACATTTTGGCTATTTCCCCAGTCTAAAACTCCTTCTCCCATTGCTCCACTTTGGGAAACAAAACCTATACTTCCTTCTTTTGGTCTTTGATTTGAAAAAGTAGCAAAAAGATTGAGATGAGGACGGATAAATCCGATAGAGTTTGTTCCAATAACACGAACACCCGATTTTCGTGCTTCTAGCAAAATTTCGGCTTCAAATTCTTCTCCTTTTTCGCCTGTTTCTCTAAAACCCGTAGAAAGAATAAGTGCATTTTTTACGTTTGCTTCTCCACATTCTTTGATAATTTGAGCAACCGTTCTTGCAGGTGTAATAATGATAGCTAAATCTATAAACTCATCTATATTTTCAATTTTTTTATAACAAACAGAGCCATTTATTTCGTCATACTTTGGATTTACAGGAAATACTTCTCCTTTATAATCTAATAAAGTCAAGTTTTCGAACAATCGTTTTCCTAATGAATATTCTTTTTTACTTGCTCCCACTACTGCAATAGTTTTGGGCTGGAAAAGAGCCTCCATTGTACTTTTGTCGTAAGAAGGATGAAAATGATGTGCCGAAACGCTTTCGCCCCAAGAGCGAACGCCTTCCAAAACTCGTTCTAAAATACGTTGAAAAGAATTCTGCATGACAGTTTGGATTCCAGAAGCTAATTAATTAAGTTAGCTAGGTAATTATAATAATTTAGACAGTTTAAGATTTTTTCTTTTGAATTCTATCACTCAAATATACAACACGGATTTATAAAAAATGTAATTTAAACAGATATTTTCTTAGAAAATTATTGTCTAAAAAATGCTAAATAATTTTGGTTGTTTGATAGTTTTTGTAGATTTTATTTGAATATTGATACTCATCAGTGAGAACACCAAAAATGGTTATAACTTGCTTTTGATTGGTGTTTCAGCAAGAGCAATACCAAACAACCAAAACAAGAGCTATTTGAATCCTAAAAATCAATCTTATATTTTTATAGAAAAACCTGCATACAGGTAAAGACGATAAATAGTACAAATAAGTTTTGTTTATAAGAATGAAAAAGGACAAAATAATTATTTGTAAATTGCTACTAAATTTTTATTAATTAAGTTATTTATGAAAAAAATATTTTATATATCTGTTTTTACATTTCTTTTACAACTGATTGTAGGTAGTCTTATTGCTCAAAATTTTTCAAAAGAATACTGGCACAAAGGCGAAGTATATTTGTTTACAGAAGAAAGTGTTAAAGGAAGTATTAGGTATGATTTAGACCAAAATAATATTACAATTCGAA contains:
- the bioD gene encoding dethiobiotin synthase, coding for MQHQYFISAIGTDSGKTLVSAILVEHLKAHYWKPIQAGLPKDTDQVKELISNKNSIFLKERFCLSAPMSPHAAAKIDKIEIKLSDFELPIESKNQNLIVEGAGGLFVPINYSKNGKADYVIDLIEDLKLPLILVCNLYLGSINHTILSLEAIKNRNENRNINLKGIILNGESNPDSEQIIEDYIIHNLNSKIILRIKQEKEITKEIVKRYASQIIL
- a CDS encoding DUF2490 domain-containing protein, translated to MKIIFFTTIFLIFFFSINCFAQISAPGLGEAKTASWFAIGIKQKLDNKNKLNSVSYIGWGHKSNPINYNPYFKPALFAINQEFYYSFAKNWKTSIALSYRKSHEYTNEEPFQHKENRFKQEFRVYSRLSYTWKINQLKIESTARQEFRKFYGSNFEELTKTSQLRSRFRLKLKLNLDKKNNHAISTSLESIFTTNKEITTTTKWIKFGYNESRFTLYYSYSLPKLPITTSIGYMNNLRGSNLNEMHSVHYLALDIVFKNLFGK
- a CDS encoding PepSY-like domain-containing protein — encoded protein: MKKTILTFVTGLFLVASSSFAQDIPQSQVPSLVINNFQMAFPKVYDIEWEMDGNLYKVEFEKGLFSKDYDIWYDQTGKIIRQKEDISNSDLPQAITSTIKSQFGGYRIDEAQKNTEGQTITYKVELENFSQEWKVIFDANGKIIQKIAD
- a CDS encoding ATP-binding protein — encoded protein: MKLLNQSLVYLSVSILLIVSIWSVIFYINMLDEIHDSIDDGLKNNKLLIIQKSKTDTDLLQKNSFDEGNYAIQPITKKQAIATKDIFLDTLMYMEHEKDFEPVRILTTAFEKNKRFYELKIISSTVEEDDLIEDLFWSVFWLYIIVVASILIINNIVLRKLWKPFYSLLAQLQEFRLDNKKPNLPQITTKTKEFTDLQKSLTTLLKHSLQIYQQQRQFIENASHELQTPLAIATNKLELLLENENLENESAQNIYQVIQIIQRLVKLNKSLLLLAKIENKQFLNMEFISINEVVNQSINDLEDFAEFKKIEIKIIQKEDLTVKMDSSLAQILISNLLKNAIFHTIEKGKVEIEISTTSLKISNTAKNKSLEEEKVFHRFYKSSDTTGTGLGLAITKAICNLFDFQISYSFDNKHSFKVDFF
- a CDS encoding response regulator transcription factor; its protein translation is MKILIVEDEKELLESITISLEKEKFVIESANNFEIASEKIALYEYDCILLDIMLPFGSGLDLLKQLKKNNKSENVIIISAKDSLEDKIKGLELGADDYLTKPFHISELNARIKAVLRRKKLDGKNSIEVRNITLDITERQLTIDKINIPLNRKEFDILNYFLLNKNRVVTKTALAEHVWGDNIDQADNLDFIYYQIKNLRKKLQQAQIEIELVYGIGYKMIEK
- a CDS encoding bifunctional acetate--CoA ligase family protein/GNAT family N-acetyltransferase, encoding MQNSFQRILERVLEGVRSWGESVSAHHFHPSYDKSTMEALFQPKTIAVVGASKKEYSLGKRLFENLTLLDYKGEVFPVNPKYDEINGSVCYKKIENIDEFIDLAIIITPARTVAQIIKECGEANVKNALILSTGFRETGEKGEEFEAEILLEARKSGVRVIGTNSIGFIRPHLNLFATFSNQRPKEGSIGFVSQSGAMGEGVLDWGNSQNVGFSAFISIGGMIDISWGDVIHYLGDDTRTKAIVLYMESINYARSFLSAAKEVSYSKPIIVLKTGKRQQLENNSTSPIHFEIDEDLIFNAAFRRSGMLRVDTMAEVFFMVEVISKQPRPKGKNLAILTNANAPAQLATTMLLKGGGQLATLSEATMKSLAEFLPKNWEYQNPLDLHQFATPEYYEKTTEILLKDTNVDGLLVILAPQAVSKPTETAKNLLRFASSKKKPLLVNWIGGTTTEEGRKLLSKAGIPNFQYPDTAAHIFNYLWKHAYNLKGIYETPRISDAMKKNPPNREKVAEIIAKARAENRTILTEWDAKQILLAYNLPIIDTRLAFSEDEAWLTAKAIGKPVVLKVHSRSIIKKSNVGGVRLFLKEEDSVRKAYQEIKKNIEERVSPDEFLGVTVQEMNVHDSVEMLLGSKVDAQFGSLLFFGNGGKSLQYYQDRTIAFPPLNTTLARRAIEQTIIYKNIAKNRGLHEPTMALLEQSMVRFSQLITEQPFIKEIYLNPITVSRVGGVSILDAVMILQPNDVKDEQLVRLAIRPYPSEYEEKWILPKSKKEILIRPIQPEDEPSMVVFHEKLSPQSVYFRFFHVVSLDQRRSHERLSRICFADYDRQITLIAEKEKPNQIQNEIIGAIRIIKIHGTKEAEFGMTIVDGYQGEGLGHELLRRAIEVCRSEGIELLTADILSENRGMRTVCEKLGFVIEYNSDEGTVKVSRYIHTILEENQEK